Genomic DNA from Paenibacillus sp. KS-LC4:
GGCAGATGGGCTCCCCATATTACAAGACCGGATTTAGTCAATCCAAGCACGCCGGACGAGCAGCTTAAAGAGCGGCTGCTGGAGCTTGGAGGAACATCTAAGGAGCTGTTTGAAAATTCGCTGCTTGCGGATGCATTTATTCCGATATTGCGTGCCGATTTTTATGCGATGGAATCCTATGTTTATGACGGCAGCAGAGAGCCCTTGTCAACAGCGATTAATGCGATGACAGGCGTGAAGGACTGGGATGTCAATAAGCGGGATTTTGCCGAATGGGGCAAGCATACGACTGGGGAGTTTTCAGTCCATAAATTTATGGGCGGACATTTTTACATTAATGACAGCTTTGACACGGTCATTCAGCATATCAATCGCACTTTGCTAAGCAGCGTACGCTAAGCAAGCGAATTGACCTTTGCGCTGGACCTATAAAACGAATGGGGGTGAGCCAGCGGTTATGGACAAGCAGCAGCTCATGCATCATATTTTCGCAGCAAACC
This window encodes:
- a CDS encoding alpha/beta fold hydrolase, with translation MKKLKLLAFPFAGASSMYYYKWKKHMSDHIDFVPVKLAGRGARPRDPLYNTFDEAIEDVYEQVDNIIDDGPYAFFGHSMGSMLAYELSHKLRQQKRHDPTMIFVSGRWAPHITRPDLVNPSTPDEQLKERLLELGGTSKELFENSLLADAFIPILRADFYAMESYVYDGSREPLSTAINAMTGVKDWDVNKRDFAEWGKHTTGEFSVHKFMGGHFYINDSFDTVIQHINRTLLSSVR